atctCGATTGAGCATACTTGTAACTTGTAAGCAACTTGTAAGCGGTGACGGATCCAAGGGGTTGCAAGAAGGGGCTTAAGCACCGCTGATCAACGACAGAGCTACATAGTGGATTGGGGTGGACTGTAGCCCAGATTAATCcttttagaattatatatatatatatatatatatatatatatatatatatatatatatatatataaacaagtgTGTATTTGTCTAAATGGCTTTTTAggttacttatattataaagaaGGTCAAACCTTGgcctctatttattttataaaattaattacaattttaatttctttgttatattttaaaatataataataattaattatataaatagtataATTTAATACAACTTacaactaattttattattatttattttaaaattatatttatatgaaaattatatattattattttttttttattaatttcaatataattaataatacaaattacttataaaataaagattaaaataataatttatataaatataagggtaaaataattttttatatttcttaatttaaaattaattttaaactattacaaaaatttataaaataatataaataatattcaaaaacatgttaaaatagTTAGATTTGAATccgttatttaaataaagaacttgatatattgattattcttataaaaacggtttatagaatttaatattttataatctttcTAAGTGTCTACTTActtgataatttgttttttacaatgattttgagtttttttctctatttttatttttatgtgtttttttaCCTATATTCTCGTCAAACTAGGCTGAAATcctaaattagattttcatatttactttatttatatagttagtcattatttatttaaaacctaaGTAATTTAACTTAACACCTTCTATTGTTTCATTTGGATaacgtaatatatatataaatattctccTTAAtgaagtaatataatataacccACAAAACCTAGAAAACTAGATGATtcttaatgtaatatatataaatattctattacataaatattctctttaaataagtaatataatataacccACAAAACCTAGAAAACTAGATGATTCTTAATGTAGAAGGATTATGGTTAGAGATTTGAGAAGTCCTACTAAGAAGATGGTTGAAACTAGGAAACATAGAGTTTTAAATTGGTATATCGGTTGATTGAGTTAGCATTGATTTCACTTGTTACGTTTGCTTATGTTGAAAGAGTCTTTTCTGCGATGAAAATTATCAAGATTGATTTACGTAATAGAATTGGTGATAAGTGGATGAACGAAAGTTTGATAGTATACATCAAGAAAGAGTTTGTTGgcacaattaaaaataaacaaaatttacaacattttcaacaaatgaaCACCTGAAGAACTCAATTATCTCCATTTGTTTGTATGTCTAGTAGTAGTTGAATtgtaaaaagataaatattttattagtatcgatgtgattttgtatatttataattattattattaattatactttttatttttgataaatttttgaTCACCTGTTGAAATTTGACTCAGAATTCGTCACTAAtgataaattttttgaaatctaGTTCCACGTGGCTCAGAGTTAGTTTGATCATCTAGTTAGTTAaatgttcatatatatttaatagtattccgtttatttgaataattaacaTTGATGTGTTTGTTACATTTAATTGctctaatttaatatttgtatttgttccaaattattcaattttttcgATAATAACTGCTCATAGGTGTTTGAATTTAGTTACACGCAATAACTTGTTTGCTATAATTACTCGTATATAATTGTAGTTGGTTGTTGTTTgagtttatattttcaattttaactttcttccaaatattttattggtGGAGATCGTTGACTTCTTTCATGAAATTTAGTCTCATTAATTGTTATATACTTTTgtatagatttttattttattttttaataaacctatTATATCCAAAAGTCTAATTTACCATATTTAACTTATGTTCAACATTATTCACATAATAAATCTAAGTTGGTACtcgtaattaattaaatttcattattattatgaatgtacatatatatatatataattgtacattattaattaaaaatataataaaattatagtgCAAACAAAAATAGTGAGATGTCAGAACATATGTGTGAAGTTTCATAACGTGAGCAATAAAGAAGTAGATGGTTTCCATCATACAAGTTAATTTAATTTCCAAAACATATAATACAaccaatatataaatagaaaataataataataatagtaatagtaataataaaagcCTGACTTTAGTCAACGGCttcctagagagagaaagaaagatgtTAATAATTGCCCTCCCAGAAAGGAAAAGCCTTAAAGAAATGCCAAAAGTTTGTGATTTCAAAACATTGTCACAAAAGTCAACGCCTCTCCATCTCTCTTTCTACCCTACTacccttcttcttcaatttcttctctctctctctctctctctcttaccTTCCAACAACCCAAAAACTCTCACCTTTGTCTGTAATGGTGCTTTAGGACTTTCTTTCTAGTTTCTAGTTTTAGTTTTCTCCGACTGGGTAATTAATTGTCAATTGAATTGATTCTATATGGGCAACAGTTCAGGGAAAATCACCGCTTGTTTCACCGGCGCCGGCAATGTTGTCGGTCGGAGAAAAGACACTTCAGTCTTCCTTTCCGAACCTATTGATGATCTAGGCCACTCTTTCTGCTATGTAAGACCAGACCCAACTTGTATTTCATTATCAAAGGTCCATTCCGAAGAAACCACAACTTTCCGGTCCATCTCCGGCGCCTCCGTCAGCGCCAACACCTCCACCCCACTTTCTACAGCCTTGTTCGATCTATACAGCTACAACAGCATCGACAAGGCATCTGCTTTCGAGAGCTCAACATCCTTCGCTTCAATCCCCCTTCAGCCAATTCCCCGTGGTTCGATCTATTCCTCCGGCCCTTTATCGAATTACGCCGGCGTATTCGCATCGGGTCCGATGGAAAGAGGTTTCATGTCCGGTCCAATCGAGAGAGGATTCCAATCGGGGCCTTTAGATCGAGGTGGGCTTTTCTCTGGACCCTTGGAAAAGGAAAAAGGGTGCTCCGATCAGTTTCAGAGAAGCTACTCTCATGGCGGATTTACTTTCAGACCTAGATTTAAGAAACAAACGTTTATCCGTCGTATTCAGAGAGCTATTTCGAAAACAGTTTCTCGTGGGCATAATTCCATTGTTGCACCTATCAAAGCGATTGGTTCTTTGAAAGAGCAGGAATGGAATGAGAAGAACAATGAACTTACAATCAACAGCTCAACTTTATGCAGTGAAATGAGTCTTGAAGATGATGATACACTTGAGGGTCAGAATCTTCAATGGGCACAAGGAAAGGCCGGCGAAGATCGGGTCCACGTCGTTGTCTCCGAGGAACACGGGTGGGTATTCGTTGGAATCTACGACGGATTCAACGGTCCAGATGCGCCTGACTATCTTCTCTCCAGTCTTTATCCAGCTGTACATAAAGAACTCAAGGGTTTACTATGGGAAGAAAAGTCAGAATCCAACACCGGATCACCATTTTCCTCCGACGATTCAAATCTGAAAGACGGATGCTCTCGTTGCTCCGAGCAAGATACCCATATGAAGAATTTCAATTCAACCGCGAATGTGAGGAAAAAGAAAGTCAAATCATCATCAAAGATCAAGTATAAAGGTGCAGCGAAGAAATGGGAGGAGAATCAGAGAAGATGGAGATGCGAATGGGATCGGGATAGGTTGGAATTGGAACGCAGGTTAAAAGAACAGTTGCATCAGACTGGATCCAACGGAATCAATCATTCGGAGGTATTGAAAGCCCTCTCTCAAGCATTAAGGAAAACAGAGGAAGCTTATCTGGATCTTGCAGATAAAATGCTCGACGAAAATCCTGAGCTAGCTTTAATGGGTTCTTGTGTTTTAGTGATGCTGATGAAAGGAGAAGATGTTTATGTAATGAATGTGGGCGATAGTCGAGCTGTTCTTGCACAAAGTGCTGAACCAGATCTTTGGAGTCAAGATTTGGAAAGGATAAGTGAAGAAACCTTAAATGATCTTGAAGGATATGATTAtgataagaaaacaaaatcagaTTTGAAAGCTTTTCAATTCACAGTAGATCACTCCACTTCTGAAGAACATGTAACCCATTTTATTCCTTTATTTAAATCTTCAAACAAACAATCtctgtttttcttcattttttaacattttttttttcgattttCAGGAGGTTTTGCGGATAATGAGCGAACATCCAGATGATGCTTCGGCTGTGTTGAATGATCGGGTTAAAGGCTCGTTGAAGGTCACTCGAGCTTTCGGTGCTGGTTTTCTCAAACAGGTATAAACTATAAACTCCATTTTCATAGCTTCTTCAAGGAAAAAAAAGTAGATTCTTCATATTATAAAGTGTTTATTTGGCTGATTCTTAAccatgatttgatttttattctGCTTACTATAGAAAAAAACATTGTAATCCACACAAACACTGTTTTACACTTTTTATAGGCATCTTCTTCCATTGATATTTTAGCAACATTGAAGATGATCATcatcttaaatttatattttcgcAGCCAAAGTGGAACGATGCCCTTCTTGAGACGTTTAGAATAGATTACATTGGAACTTCACCTTACATCAACTGCCTTCCGTCACTTTACCACCATAAACTAGGGCAAAGAGACAGATTCTTGATACTCTCATCTGATGGGCTCTACGAATACTTTACAAATGAAGAAGCGGTTTCTGAGGTTGAACTTTTCATTTCATGGTCGCCCGATGGAGATCCCGCACAGCATTTGGTAGAGGAGTTATTGTTTCGTGCTGCAAAGAAAAATGGTAAGAActtgaatgaaaaaattaagATGTTGATTTGATTTCTTCTATATATGACTAAatctaatcattttttaaatataattcaggTTTGGATTTTCATGAGCTGCTCGAGATTCCTCAAGGAGATAGGCGTCGATACCATGACGATGTTTCTATTATTGTCATATCTTTGGAGGGTAGGATATGGAGATCATGTGTATAATCGAAAAATTGTTGGTAAACTTTCGTGAAAACTTGATAAGTTGATAAAAAGAAATCGTTTATCCCTTTTGAGCTTGGTTTCTTTCGCACTTCTTCTTAGAGAATTACATGTCCcataaattgtaatttttgaaataaatggaATTCCctgagaaattatttttgctctCATTTTGGCTTATTAGAATGATCTTTACAATTTCTAAACCATCATATAGAAATAGGGTAAAATTACATGAAGAAGACATGCTATACTTGTTTCTTAATTGTTTAGACTTTGTTCTTGATGCATAATGGGTTGTGCTTCAAAGCAAATTTGGTgtggattaaattaaattattcacaTATCATAAACCAATTAACTCTAAGattatattagtaaataaaattGCAAAACACCTCATATCAAAATTATGTCAGAATATTTTTGTCATATGGTCCAAAGaattaacttttttaacaaacaaatttattttcaaataattctataaaaacaATTCCTTAGTGATGATgtagataatataaaaaaattgttttaacaatataaaacaACCAAATTAGACAagttattaaatgaatgaaattaGACAATCATAAATTAGACAAGTTATTAAATGAGTGAAATTAGACAACCATCAAATATGAACAATTCTATAAGTTATAACTATAATATCTAACACTCAAGAAGATTTGAACTAGATAAGTTTTACATTGGAATGACATGCCAAACTTAATTAAGTGAAACAAGAAAATATGGACAAACTGAAAAAGAGATTAATGCACTTGGCACTCCCagattttttgtcattttaaaataaggattatttttaattttgttttatatgaaATTGTTTGGATtgtggttattcaaataatcgggtatttaaaaattaacgaTAAGTGATTATTTTAAGGaggtaataattttttaataaagtttctttaaagagtattgatatataatgataaaataaaatgtattttgtattttgggtaataaattgaataatgtgACGAAAAAGTGAATgaattatatgatatttttggattatgactatttaaatgacttaaaaaattagcacaattttttttaagagtaaaatttaaaaaagttaatttaaaatcttttgatatttataaatttatccagtttattttttcttttgattaattttattttatataagaagttaatatatatatatatattgcttaatttgaatttgtttgattttgtcgggtcgagagtttcgattaatttgaatatatatgttagaggtaataaatattttgattggaTTGTGAGTtaacccacccataaacttgaaacggttaaaaataaaattaaaaatgatataaatatgtTTCGAGTTTGCAACTAAAATCATTTAATCAACTAagataataagactttatattttaaattctacataaaatttaataaacgcgtgacatttataattataatccCAGAAAATAGCAATATAATCTTTGTcatctttaatattatataaatattttcttaacctATTAAATCagaatattatatacatataaattaaaaataagaaaaaaatatgaaacaaaaaaatttatttagtattttacaaaaataattagtcAGGAAAAatatggtataattttttttatataaaattaaataaataaataaatatgtaacattatataattattatatattataaaataaatgaggtgacatatatttttaattatatatatatatataaatatttttattaataaatttatataatatattgagaaaaattatgatataataataatgttatatatatatatatatcattattattatttttatttaatattatgataagagatataattatttttattatatatttttttgtatgagtataaaaaatttgtataataaaagtatttcaacaatcataagtggtttaataattattatacgTGGGTGCGCGAACATTATTACTTGAAGCGGAAGCGAGAATGTATGCCAAAGATGTAATCAAATGTTGAGAATGTCAGTTTGAGTAATGCAAATATTGGTGAAAAAAACTAAAAGTTCGTCCACCAAGGGTGATTCAAGACCTAAGATAATGCCAAaatgtgtaatcgaatgtttCTAAAGATTCGTTCACAGATGGTGATTCAAGGCCTAAGATCATGCTGAAAGGTGTAATCGAATTGGGAATATTGGCTTGagttaaatattgtaataaatacTGGTAAATTCATTTGGGATGCACAAATAAACTTAGGataagaaatttatttatttttattatatatatatatatatcattattagtggaaatatttttatttaaattaagataaaaaatataattatttttattaaaattttagctGTTAGACTactgatattttaatttataaggttcttatatatttatattttaaaaaatatataaattataaaaagaaatttaaaatatatttatctaaatatgtTAAGGTTTTAAAGtgatcaaatatgttttttcattattttattattataaaaaaacaaaataaaacattatatacttgaaataatattttagaattgacaaaaaaaatttaaaaaaatagcaatatatatatttaatatattattgattaaaaaaatttaaattaaagaaataactaaatatgttaagttttaaattattgagaaatgtatttgagacttatttattattataaaaaacaaattaagatacttgaaaaacatattttttttttattaaaacatatttttttatttaatttttttttgataaatgttaattcttaataactttagttattaaataatcaaaattaacataaatataaaaagataccaaacttaaatgaattagttaaataatttttaatatttttattttttatataagtatataataataaagaatatcataccaagtaaaattttatataatttgatggtaatttattcaaaatttaatatttgataattgttttttcTAAACTACTTTTTTTCTAATCTATTGGatgttgttaatttatataattcatctGCATgcattatatattttgtttagataattttttaaacttttcgataaatttaaaaatataattaaacattaaatttggatttaatttaattttacaaattcaatcaaatttaaagatttgaataatattatttttatttaaaatatttatatataaataatttttttatatctttaccATGCTTTTTTTATAAaggtaataaaaataaaaaattaatgcaGGGCTTGTTCAGTGGGTAGgagttatttatataacttttgaGAGAAAAGAAGTTTTAGATGatgagtataattttttataaaatgacttaaaagtattgatatatatacattaaataaaaagataataatttaaataaatgatattttaattaataaattgagtgatttgATTAATGAGAATGAGAGTGAAATGAAGTTTGATTTTatgggttatttaaattattcgaAACTGAACAAAagtcttatattttttatatttaaatttataaaatcaaaaatttatttaagaggaaaagttattttaaaagaatattagttatatattattattatttatataataattaaatataaatttagttaaaaattataataatcaaataatacttaaaaaattataactataaaataaacttatttaaataaataatatatttattttttaattatatacttataaaattcactttatttaggtaaaattgtatataattgtaaaatcaaaatatattatttattttttgaatatgtaaatataaattgatttaatttatgtaaaatcgcatgaattgtaaaataaaaataatttgtaaatttgtaaaattataaaagtttaagatcataattttaaaattataaaagtttaactCATTTATGAGTATACCTAAAACTAAAATTGTTAGTCTACTTTCAAATTGTAAAACTTTGAATTTCCAAagttttatctaaattttaatgcattttttaaaatcaaacaagatatATTTGGTCTCTTAACTAATGAAACTATAGGAGTTATTAAAAACAAGAAACTAGAGcaatatattaaactaaaaaatgacAACGATGATGGGTTCATTATTTCTACGTACCCACCAATGAAAGAACCTCGATTCGAGATGGACCAACAAATTCTACGTAAAATGTAAATGAGACATCCAATACATAAGACAacgattaaatataataaccaaatttATCTGACATTAATCGTCAATTAGAATTCGAGATAAGTAATATAAAGACTGTTTTATGACGGTTGATAATCTTATCacgaaataaataaacatacaTATTATATCGATACAtcaaaatgataatagaaaaatacAATAGATTGTTAAATAAAGCAAAGAAAAAATTTCTTGTTTGCTCTGAGGCTGTTAAAATCacaatttctttaaaataattttaccgtctcccgtttgtgctggataACGGAACCTACAATGGTTTAACATAGAAAACCACTACAATAACGAATTTGACAAAAATACATAAATCACAATCACTGAGTTTCAAGAGAACTAGTCGAGTCACGAACTCGAAGAATGttacaaagaaaaagaaatactttatgaattctagagtgagaaatgaTAAGATGATGTGTAGAGAGAAATACGAGGTGAATTGatatttatagttaaaaattaaactctaaaattattaatcaattttttaatccaacAGGCACTAATGCATCGTCCATTCATCCAATAGTTATCTTTGCTTGCCTTTTCATTATCCTTGCTAGTTACATCCATAATTATCCTTTCATTATTTTGTAGTTATAATTACAATTAACaacatttattaattgtttcgTTGAACATTAATGTTAATggtaataattaacaaatttatttttatttgtattaaatttcactttaattcttatttaatttggtgtgaatttcatttgaattaatttcaccttaattcaatttgaaaaatttagtgtgaatttcatttgaattaaattttacaattaattcatatttgaattttgaatttggtgtgaatttcatttaaattaaatttcataataattcacatttaaatttggtgtgaattttatttgtcaaaatatcattttcatttaattaatggaataacaataatcaaataAAGAGATCTTATTGCTTACTACCTACatttaggggtgttcaatatttggtctgaaccgaatatccgaccgaattcgaattcaccgaattcgaataaaccgaattcgaatttcattttcggttttcgaatcgaatttcaaaccaattcgaattcaaatacggttttcgaattggttttcgagtttgggtttcaactcgaaaaccaaaccgaaaaccgaattcattttttattatttatttttccaaacttaacttaagaataagttcaaaataatcaaactagaatattttgaattaagatttataatagaagaaatgaaaacactagtggtctagtggtagaatagtatcCTACTATGGTATAGACTTTGGGTTCAATTCTTGGttgatacattttattttgagtttaaaataaaagaaatgaattcggtttgaattcgaat
This is a stretch of genomic DNA from Impatiens glandulifera chromosome 4, dImpGla2.1, whole genome shotgun sequence. It encodes these proteins:
- the LOC124934003 gene encoding probable protein phosphatase 2C 4: MGNSSGKITACFTGAGNVVGRRKDTSVFLSEPIDDLGHSFCYVRPDPTCISLSKVHSEETTTFRSISGASVSANTSTPLSTALFDLYSYNSIDKASAFESSTSFASIPLQPIPRGSIYSSGPLSNYAGVFASGPMERGFMSGPIERGFQSGPLDRGGLFSGPLEKEKGCSDQFQRSYSHGGFTFRPRFKKQTFIRRIQRAISKTVSRGHNSIVAPIKAIGSLKEQEWNEKNNELTINSSTLCSEMSLEDDDTLEGQNLQWAQGKAGEDRVHVVVSEEHGWVFVGIYDGFNGPDAPDYLLSSLYPAVHKELKGLLWEEKSESNTGSPFSSDDSNLKDGCSRCSEQDTHMKNFNSTANVRKKKVKSSSKIKYKGAAKKWEENQRRWRCEWDRDRLELERRLKEQLHQTGSNGINHSEVLKALSQALRKTEEAYLDLADKMLDENPELALMGSCVLVMLMKGEDVYVMNVGDSRAVLAQSAEPDLWSQDLERISEETLNDLEGYDYDKKTKSDLKAFQFTVDHSTSEEHEVLRIMSEHPDDASAVLNDRVKGSLKVTRAFGAGFLKQPKWNDALLETFRIDYIGTSPYINCLPSLYHHKLGQRDRFLILSSDGLYEYFTNEEAVSEVELFISWSPDGDPAQHLVEELLFRAAKKNGLDFHELLEIPQGDRRRYHDDVSIIVISLEGRIWRSCV